In Halobacteriovorax marinus SJ, the following proteins share a genomic window:
- a CDS encoding pyroglutamyl-peptidase I family protein, producing the protein MKILVTGFEPFGDISSNCTQMIIDKFKSESLVDTLILPVVTTKCFTVLETFLAGKEYDFIILLGQASKRDRISIERVALNVLDFPIADNDGNLIAHKKIIENASDGIFTGLPLEELQRTCKEKSIQVEVSNCAGTYICNEIFFRTLFKFRNSRTKVGFIHLPLVLEQNISSNRVNITINDLYQNLKIVLGSLVK; encoded by the coding sequence TTGAAAATTCTAGTTACTGGCTTTGAGCCATTCGGTGATATCTCAAGCAATTGTACTCAAATGATAATCGACAAATTTAAGAGTGAAAGCCTAGTAGATACTCTGATTCTTCCTGTTGTCACTACTAAGTGTTTTACTGTTTTAGAAACATTTCTTGCGGGTAAAGAATACGATTTTATTATTCTTCTAGGGCAGGCGAGTAAGAGAGATAGAATATCAATTGAGCGAGTAGCACTTAATGTTTTAGACTTTCCGATTGCAGATAATGATGGAAATCTCATTGCTCATAAGAAGATTATTGAAAATGCGAGCGATGGAATTTTTACGGGCCTTCCCTTAGAGGAGTTACAAAGAACTTGTAAAGAGAAGTCGATACAGGTAGAAGTTTCAAATTGTGCTGGGACTTATATTTGTAATGAAATTTTCTTTAGAACATTATTTAAGTTTAGAAATAGTAGAACTAAAGTTGGCTTTATTCACCTGCCACTTGTTCTTGAGCAAAATATTTCATCGAATAGGGTGAATATTACAATAAATGATTTATATCAGAATTTAAAAATTGTCTTAGGTAGCCTAGTTAAGTAG
- a CDS encoding thiol-disulfide oxidoreductase DCC family protein yields MNMNLNEIDIVFYDGDCGLCSRFIQLILKFEKNPNYYFCPLDSDLSRKILGHRTLDSVVLKESEELYYESSAALRIFRKMKFPLSLLFGFIIIPPILRDTIYKIIAVNRRRFFKDNTQCLLLDESIKHRFL; encoded by the coding sequence ATGAATATGAACCTAAATGAAATTGATATCGTTTTCTATGATGGTGATTGCGGGCTATGTAGTCGATTTATTCAACTCATCTTAAAGTTTGAGAAAAATCCTAATTACTACTTCTGTCCTCTAGATTCCGATCTCTCAAGAAAAATATTAGGTCATCGCACTCTTGACTCTGTTGTTTTAAAAGAAAGTGAAGAGCTTTACTATGAGTCCAGCGCGGCCCTTAGAATATTCAGGAAAATGAAATTTCCTCTCTCTCTATTATTTGGATTCATAATTATTCCTCCAATTCTTAGAGATACTATTTATAAAATCATTGCTGTGAATCGTAGACGTTTTTTTAAAGATAATACTCAATGCCTTCTACTAGATGAGAGTATTAAGCATCGATTTCTATAG
- the ylqF gene encoding ribosome biogenesis GTPase YlqF, producing MLNVISADNYLKVNILRNEMAKKAKRSYSEDITLTEYRDHTKAFNWFPGHMAKAMKQVGEKLKMVDIVLELRDARIPLLSGNEDLKKVLGNKCRLIVLNKVNLCDPEKLADWKKWFDDNGEHHIFINVLDRNAVKLITEKSREIVVANRIASGGSGEKTRKFRMMMVGLPNTGKSTLINSLGGRKAAKSGDKPGLTQSQQWIKLAGDIELLDTPGIMPRKIETREEGMWLCATHAIKDQILGQEEVACFVVEYLMKYFPKNLEEKYNIDKLATSSGEVLEQISLSRGFIKKKGVADFDRTFATVLSDFRKGELGLITFENIPML from the coding sequence TTGCTTAATGTTATTTCGGCCGATAACTACTTGAAAGTAAATATTTTGAGGAATGAAATGGCAAAGAAGGCAAAGAGAAGCTATAGCGAAGATATTACTCTAACAGAGTATCGCGACCACACTAAGGCATTTAACTGGTTTCCAGGACATATGGCAAAGGCCATGAAGCAGGTTGGAGAGAAGTTGAAGATGGTGGATATCGTTCTCGAACTTCGTGATGCAAGAATCCCGCTGCTATCGGGAAATGAGGATTTAAAGAAAGTTCTCGGAAATAAGTGTCGTTTAATTGTTCTCAATAAAGTTAATCTCTGTGACCCTGAAAAATTGGCCGACTGGAAGAAGTGGTTTGATGATAATGGCGAGCATCACATCTTTATCAACGTCTTAGATCGAAATGCAGTGAAACTCATTACCGAAAAATCCAGAGAAATTGTCGTTGCTAATCGCATAGCTTCAGGTGGAAGTGGTGAGAAGACAAGAAAGTTTAGAATGATGATGGTAGGGCTTCCAAATACAGGCAAGTCAACTTTAATAAATTCTCTTGGAGGAAGAAAGGCCGCTAAGAGTGGTGATAAACCGGGGCTAACTCAATCTCAACAGTGGATTAAATTAGCTGGTGATATAGAGTTACTAGATACTCCTGGGATTATGCCAAGAAAGATTGAAACACGTGAAGAAGGTATGTGGCTTTGTGCAACTCACGCAATTAAAGATCAGATTCTTGGGCAAGAAGAGGTTGCCTGCTTTGTTGTAGAGTATCTAATGAAGTACTTTCCAAAGAATTTGGAAGAAAAATATAATATTGATAAACTCGCCACTTCTAGTGGTGAAGTTCTTGAGCAAATTTCTCTTAGTCGCGGATTCATTAAAAAGAAAGGGGTGGCAGACTTCGATAGAACATTTGCAACAGTTTTATCTGACTTTCGTAAAGGTGAACTGGGATTAATTACCTTCGAAAATATTCCTATGCTATAA
- a CDS encoding heavy-metal-associated domain-containing protein yields MKKIGFMVEGMKCGGCKSKIENALLGSDMATNVTIDLEEKTVILECSDDASTVDTKNAIEELGFSITKSLRV; encoded by the coding sequence ATGAAAAAGATAGGATTTATGGTTGAAGGAATGAAATGTGGTGGTTGTAAGAGCAAGATCGAAAATGCGCTCTTAGGCAGTGATATGGCCACAAATGTAACTATAGACTTAGAGGAAAAGACAGTTATTTTAGAGTGTTCTGATGACGCCTCAACAGTTGATACTAAGAACGCAATTGAAGAGCTAGGGTTTTCGATTACAAAGTCGTTAAGAGTGTAG
- a CDS encoding 3'-5' exonuclease, which translates to MSFKKSIEKEEINKLEMLKFQGNIHLITDDAEAIKIAKKLSSEEILGFDTETRPSFKKGENYDVALLQLSTENDAYLFRLNKMKLPNELVDLLADENIVKAGVAVRDDIKSLQKLNPFKEESFCELQDVAKELGVKNFGLRALCAIFLNYRLSKRAKITNWEQPKLTQAQIHYAACDAWVGLQIYKKMQLAKN; encoded by the coding sequence ATGAGTTTTAAAAAGAGTATAGAGAAAGAAGAAATTAACAAACTTGAAATGCTTAAGTTTCAAGGCAATATTCACCTTATCACTGATGATGCTGAGGCAATTAAGATTGCAAAGAAACTAAGTAGTGAAGAGATTCTAGGTTTTGATACTGAAACGAGACCAAGTTTTAAAAAGGGTGAAAACTATGACGTGGCCCTTCTTCAACTTTCGACAGAAAATGATGCCTATCTCTTTAGATTAAATAAAATGAAACTTCCTAATGAACTCGTAGACCTATTGGCCGATGAGAATATTGTCAAAGCTGGTGTGGCGGTAAGAGATGATATTAAATCTCTACAAAAACTTAATCCTTTTAAAGAAGAGAGCTTTTGTGAGTTACAAGATGTCGCGAAGGAATTGGGAGTGAAAAATTTTGGACTGAGGGCCCTTTGTGCCATCTTTCTAAATTATAGACTCTCTAAAAGAGCAAAGATCACAAATTGGGAACAACCCAAGCTTACTCAAGCGCAAATTCACTATGCCGCTTGTGATGCGTGGGTTGGATTACAAATTTATAAGAAAATGCAATTGGCCAAGAATTAA
- a CDS encoding DEAD/DEAH box helicase, producing MTQFKDLKLSSKLLKTLADKGYSTPTDIQREAIPLILEGRDIQGIAQTGSGKTGAFSIPMIENLSRSKQVVKAKRARALILTPTRELANQINGQVEIYSKGMNLSSAVIFGGDGPLNQVRKLATGVDLLIATPGRLLDFLQRGHIKLDELETFVLDEADRMLDMGFIKDIEKIIERLPKKRQTLFFSATMPKDISKLASTILTRPKIIEVSPPSTPVESIAQYLIHIDRVQKPKLLKKIINESVSESVIVFTRTKYGADRVCKHLMKAGIESSSIHSNRSQGAREKALAAFRNKKIKALVATDIAARGIDVDGISHVINYDVPLEAESYIHRIGRTARAGKSGVAYTFCDPAETKSLKAVEKLLGFKIKVNSDFEITEETDTIPPINNPGRKLRNPNLTKKKANKKSQKKVIKPKAPSKKRFSGKKKPTKS from the coding sequence ATGACTCAATTTAAAGATCTCAAACTCAGTAGCAAATTATTAAAGACTCTAGCCGATAAAGGCTATTCAACCCCAACAGATATTCAACGAGAGGCCATCCCACTTATTTTAGAGGGAAGGGATATTCAAGGAATTGCACAAACAGGCTCTGGTAAGACGGGAGCTTTTTCAATTCCAATGATCGAAAATCTTTCTCGTTCTAAGCAAGTAGTGAAGGCCAAGAGAGCAAGGGCCCTTATACTTACTCCTACGCGAGAGTTGGCGAATCAAATTAATGGGCAGGTTGAGATTTACTCTAAGGGTATGAATTTGTCTTCAGCTGTGATCTTTGGTGGAGATGGTCCATTAAATCAAGTGAGAAAGCTTGCAACTGGAGTTGATCTTTTGATTGCGACACCGGGACGTTTATTGGACTTTCTACAAAGAGGTCATATTAAGCTAGATGAGTTGGAAACTTTTGTTCTTGATGAAGCAGATAGAATGCTTGATATGGGATTCATCAAAGATATCGAAAAAATTATCGAGAGACTACCAAAGAAGAGGCAGACTCTTTTTTTCTCTGCAACGATGCCAAAGGATATCTCTAAGTTAGCAAGCACGATTCTAACTAGGCCTAAGATTATTGAAGTCTCTCCTCCATCAACTCCGGTAGAATCTATTGCTCAATATTTAATTCATATTGATAGAGTACAGAAGCCAAAACTTTTAAAGAAGATCATTAATGAATCTGTTAGTGAGAGTGTGATTGTTTTTACTAGAACCAAGTACGGTGCTGATAGAGTGTGTAAGCACTTAATGAAAGCAGGAATAGAGTCTAGCTCGATTCACAGCAATAGAAGTCAAGGTGCCAGAGAGAAGGCATTGGCTGCTTTTAGAAATAAGAAAATTAAGGCCCTTGTCGCTACGGATATAGCTGCGAGAGGAATTGATGTAGATGGAATTAGTCATGTGATAAATTATGATGTTCCTCTAGAGGCCGAGAGCTATATTCATAGAATAGGTAGAACTGCCAGAGCAGGTAAGTCTGGTGTGGCCTATACTTTCTGTGATCCTGCAGAGACGAAGTCTTTAAAGGCCGTTGAGAAATTACTAGGCTTTAAAATTAAGGTTAATTCAGACTTTGAAATTACGGAAGAAACTGACACTATTCCTCCAATAAATAATCCGGGACGAAAGCTTCGAAATCCTAACCTTACAAAGAAGAAAGCGAATAAAAAATCTCAAAAGAAAGTGATTAAACCAAAAGCTCCCTCTAAGAAGAGGTTTTCAGGCAAGAAAAAACCTACCAAGTCTTAG
- a CDS encoding methyltransferase, producing MTDFSKLKRYPIIKNDPLKAWDASDELVGEYLKTPKYCECKKLLLINDSFGALCKASESREIYCYSDSYVSKMAIEQNMPSTPNLLNDLNDLKGDYDLVVIKLPKNLSFLEDILIQLTRFLPKSTPLIFSGMIKHMANGHFDLINKYIGETSTSLAKKKARLIFANLEKEEAQSIYPLSISIPQWDIDLQNESNLFSREKLDIGTRFFLENIPRGDFKNILDLGCANGLIGLKAKQLNPSATIHFVDESYMAIKSARANYQNSFDDCAIYNWTNCYEDEDFSEVDLVLCNPPFHQGNTIGDFIAWQMFKNSFQKLQRGGKLIVIGNSHLRYNLKLKKIFGNCKIINQNKKFHILESTR from the coding sequence ATGACAGATTTTTCAAAACTCAAGCGCTATCCCATTATAAAGAATGACCCTTTAAAAGCATGGGATGCTTCAGACGAATTAGTAGGAGAATACCTTAAAACACCTAAGTATTGTGAGTGTAAAAAGCTGCTCTTAATTAATGATAGCTTTGGAGCACTTTGCAAGGCCTCTGAGAGTAGAGAGATTTACTGCTATAGCGACTCCTATGTTTCAAAGATGGCCATTGAACAAAATATGCCCTCCACTCCAAATCTTCTAAATGATTTAAATGATCTTAAAGGAGACTACGATCTAGTCGTTATAAAACTACCTAAGAACTTGTCCTTTTTAGAAGATATATTAATCCAACTGACACGCTTTCTTCCAAAGTCTACACCACTTATTTTTTCGGGAATGATTAAACATATGGCCAATGGTCACTTTGATTTAATCAATAAGTATATCGGTGAAACATCTACTAGCTTGGCAAAGAAGAAAGCGAGACTCATTTTTGCCAACCTCGAAAAAGAAGAAGCACAAAGTATATACCCACTTTCTATAAGCATTCCACAGTGGGATATAGATCTTCAAAATGAAAGTAATTTATTCTCGAGAGAGAAATTAGATATTGGAACGAGATTCTTTTTAGAAAATATTCCACGTGGTGACTTTAAAAATATTCTCGATCTCGGATGCGCCAATGGACTCATTGGGCTTAAAGCTAAACAACTCAATCCCAGTGCAACAATTCACTTTGTGGACGAGTCTTATATGGCCATTAAGAGTGCAAGAGCAAATTATCAAAATAGCTTTGATGATTGCGCCATTTATAATTGGACTAATTGCTATGAAGACGAGGACTTTAGTGAAGTTGATCTCGTTCTCTGTAACCCTCCCTTTCACCAAGGCAATACTATTGGAGATTTTATTGCTTGGCAGATGTTTAAGAATTCTTTTCAAAAACTACAAAGAGGTGGAAAGCTCATTGTTATTGGAAACTCACACTTGCGATATAACTTAAAATTGAAAAAGATATTTGGAAATTGCAAAATCATCAACCAGAATAAGAAATTTCATATCTTAGAATCTACTCGTTAA
- a CDS encoding fatty acid desaturase, with protein MEKKRDYTLVNDVNCHVKRRAEILQKYPAVKELYGTNPLSALYISLIVTLQFILATLIKDQAWWAILILSYTVGAVANHSLYVMIHECCHNTVFKKAFYNKVMGIICDLPLFLPSAMGFRKYHMIHHKHLGEYSYDPDITSRLEADLIGNNPFKKALWLALFSLSQALRPLKVQYYKPLDRWSVINTIVIVAVNIAIYFFIGPGALIYLALSTLFALGLHPLGGRWIQEHYITEEGQETYSYYGILNKLTFNMGYHNEHHDFMHIPWSRLPELKKAAPEYYDNLKSYQSWTRVLLNFIFNPKMDSYSRIIHPDRHPKRAIE; from the coding sequence ATGGAAAAAAAGAGAGATTACACCCTTGTTAACGATGTCAATTGTCACGTTAAGAGAAGGGCCGAAATTTTACAAAAATATCCTGCTGTTAAAGAGCTCTATGGTACAAACCCATTATCTGCTCTGTACATTTCACTAATTGTAACTCTTCAATTTATTCTTGCGACCTTAATTAAAGATCAGGCATGGTGGGCAATTCTCATTCTCAGTTATACTGTCGGTGCTGTGGCCAATCACTCTCTCTACGTTATGATTCATGAGTGTTGTCACAACACTGTTTTTAAGAAAGCATTTTATAATAAGGTTATGGGTATTATTTGTGATCTACCACTCTTTCTTCCATCAGCCATGGGTTTTAGAAAGTATCATATGATTCATCATAAACACTTAGGTGAATATTCATACGACCCAGATATTACAAGTAGATTAGAAGCTGATTTAATTGGTAATAATCCTTTTAAAAAAGCTCTCTGGTTGGCGCTATTCTCACTCTCTCAGGCCCTTCGACCACTAAAAGTACAATACTATAAGCCACTTGATCGCTGGTCTGTAATCAATACGATTGTCATTGTCGCCGTTAATATTGCAATTTACTTCTTTATTGGGCCAGGTGCACTTATCTACCTAGCTCTATCAACTCTCTTTGCTCTAGGACTTCACCCGCTTGGTGGAAGATGGATTCAAGAACACTATATTACCGAAGAGGGACAGGAGACATACTCCTACTATGGAATTTTAAATAAGCTTACATTTAATATGGGCTACCACAATGAACATCACGACTTTATGCACATCCCTTGGAGTCGATTACCAGAGCTTAAAAAAGCAGCTCCTGAGTACTACGATAATTTAAAATCATACCAGTCGTGGACTAGAGTTCTTTTGAATTTTATTTTCAATCCAAAGATGGACTCATACTCGAGAATTATTCATCCAGATAGGCACCCAAAAAGGGCCATTGAATAG
- a CDS encoding leucyl aminopeptidase family protein: MQFKVSSSLSKKSSAKELNTAKSNIYIYNSKTQKDVHSIVSKEFSTWQKSALKNSNETTYTGKNGPIYLCKLEAKSSDSHSGLLERSLYASAREQIGRLTNSLVADKSKEITFNFYTESEEEIIGSIVGIELALYRFNGSENIGTLKFNSFNKKVSTSLVNKAKAIALGVNQARHLVNLPPNDLNPVSYANEVKDLFKTSKTMKVTILDEKKLQKENCNLLLSVGMSSNNKPRIVHLKYRPKGASKKSVALIGKGITFDSGGLDMKPAAGMRYMKKDMGGSACLVGFSRWLESSGVRKNVDIYLALAENAVSENASRPSDIYKARNGLTVEIHNTDAEGRLALADAMDLALELKPEVMIDVATLTGAGKVALGQDIASLFSNNDALADELLSSSHKMGDLVWRMPLYNPYFSGLKSDFADMVNSASGHGGAITAALFLQKFVGKTKWAHLDIFAWTNGSKPSLVQKGGSGQGVETLIGYFS, translated from the coding sequence ATGCAATTTAAGGTAAGTTCAAGCCTATCCAAAAAGTCCTCTGCAAAAGAGTTAAACACTGCTAAGAGTAATATTTATATCTACAACTCTAAGACACAAAAAGATGTACATAGTATTGTTTCCAAGGAATTTTCGACTTGGCAAAAGAGTGCTCTAAAAAACTCCAATGAAACAACATATACGGGAAAGAATGGACCAATCTACCTTTGTAAATTAGAGGCGAAGAGTTCTGACTCTCACAGCGGTCTACTTGAGAGAAGTCTTTACGCTAGTGCAAGAGAACAAATAGGAAGACTAACGAATTCATTAGTTGCTGATAAGTCAAAAGAGATTACTTTTAATTTCTACACAGAGAGTGAAGAAGAGATTATTGGATCAATAGTTGGGATAGAGCTAGCCCTCTATAGATTTAATGGATCAGAAAATATTGGAACACTTAAATTCAATTCTTTTAATAAGAAAGTAAGCACTTCTCTAGTTAATAAGGCCAAGGCCATCGCTCTTGGTGTAAATCAAGCAAGACACTTAGTAAATCTTCCGCCAAATGACTTAAACCCAGTAAGCTATGCAAACGAAGTCAAAGACTTATTTAAAACTTCAAAGACAATGAAAGTTACAATTTTAGATGAGAAGAAGTTACAAAAAGAAAATTGTAATCTTCTCCTCTCTGTTGGGATGTCATCAAACAATAAACCAAGAATTGTTCACTTAAAATATAGACCTAAAGGAGCATCTAAGAAGTCAGTTGCTCTCATTGGAAAAGGAATCACATTTGACTCTGGTGGACTTGATATGAAGCCCGCAGCAGGAATGCGCTACATGAAAAAAGATATGGGTGGATCTGCTTGCTTAGTTGGTTTCTCTAGATGGCTAGAGAGCTCTGGTGTAAGAAAGAATGTTGATATCTACCTAGCTCTTGCTGAAAATGCTGTCAGTGAAAATGCTTCTAGACCGAGTGATATTTATAAAGCAAGAAATGGACTCACTGTTGAGATTCACAACACTGATGCGGAAGGTAGACTTGCACTAGCTGATGCTATGGACTTAGCTCTAGAGCTTAAGCCAGAGGTTATGATTGATGTTGCAACTTTAACTGGAGCTGGAAAAGTTGCTCTAGGACAAGATATCGCAAGTTTATTTTCAAATAACGATGCTCTAGCAGATGAGCTCTTAAGCTCTTCTCACAAAATGGGTGATCTTGTATGGAGAATGCCTCTTTATAACCCTTATTTCAGCGGGCTCAAGTCAGACTTTGCAGATATGGTTAACTCGGCCAGTGGTCATGGTGGGGCCATAACTGCGGCACTATTTTTACAGAAATTTGTTGGTAAAACGAAGTGGGCCCACTTAGATATTTTTGCTTGGACTAATGGTTCTAAACCAAGTCTTGTGCAAAAAGGTGGAAGCGGCCAAGGAGTTGAAACTCTCATTGGCTACTTCTCTTAG
- a CDS encoding cold-shock protein has translation METGKVKFFDQEKGFGFITPENGGKDIFVHITGIQSGPLNEGDTVEYEVGEGLKGPCAVNVSRK, from the coding sequence ATGGAAACAGGTAAAGTTAAATTTTTTGATCAAGAAAAAGGTTTCGGATTCATCACTCCAGAGAATGGTGGAAAGGATATCTTCGTTCACATTACGGGAATTCAGAGTGGACCTCTTAATGAAGGTGACACTGTTGAGTACGAAGTTGGTGAAGGGCTAAAAGGACCTTGTGCTGTAAACGTATCTCGCAAGTAA
- a CDS encoding protein adenylyltransferase SelO translates to MDRKLDELEFENNFVNNFKGNDQVSRTPSETLDSLYTRAMPTPVSGPRLIAYSSELASAMGIDQGAETRESVEILSGNRVNRTMIPYAACYGGFQFGHWANQLGDGRAITLGEISKGNQIFELQLKGAGQTAYSRRGDGRAVLRSSVREFLMSEAMFYLGVPTTRALSLVDTGDKVLRDMFYDGNSEYENGAIVSRVAPSFLRFGNFQILYARGEVSNLEDLLNWSVQKFYPEIKEQGDQKIISFFREVSKRTSRMISEWMRVGFVHGVMNTDNMSILGLTIDYGPFSFLDNFDPNFTPNTTDLPGRRYAFAKQPSIALWNLQRFAESLMPLMQETNLLEDEVSNFKEYYTTDYYQMMSRKYGLSNLKTEEGEEFLDQMRSLLYDCKVDMTLFFQYLIDLARGEASREEVMNHFNECFYRELSESEQREFYNLIKVYKSFLEKDSLTTSESRQIMSEANPRFILRNYLLQKASEELEAGDDTLFNELFTALKNPYSKGSDRFFCKRPKWAENKAGSSMLSCSS, encoded by the coding sequence ATGGATAGAAAATTAGATGAATTAGAATTTGAAAATAACTTTGTGAATAACTTTAAGGGAAATGACCAGGTTTCTCGCACACCTAGTGAAACTCTTGACTCCCTTTATACTAGGGCCATGCCAACACCTGTAAGTGGGCCAAGACTCATTGCTTATTCAAGTGAATTGGCCAGCGCTATGGGTATAGATCAGGGCGCTGAAACAAGGGAGAGCGTAGAGATTTTAAGTGGTAATAGGGTCAATAGAACTATGATTCCCTATGCTGCTTGCTATGGTGGTTTTCAATTCGGGCACTGGGCAAATCAGCTGGGAGATGGAAGGGCCATAACTCTTGGTGAAATAAGCAAAGGAAATCAGATCTTTGAACTCCAACTAAAAGGTGCCGGTCAAACAGCTTACTCAAGAAGGGGAGATGGCAGAGCTGTACTTAGATCATCTGTTCGTGAATTCTTGATGAGCGAGGCCATGTTCTACCTTGGCGTTCCCACAACGAGGGCCCTAAGTCTTGTAGATACAGGGGATAAGGTTCTTCGAGACATGTTCTATGATGGCAATAGTGAGTATGAGAATGGAGCCATTGTCTCAAGGGTCGCTCCGAGCTTTCTTAGATTTGGCAATTTTCAAATCCTCTACGCAAGAGGTGAAGTCTCTAATTTAGAGGACCTCCTGAATTGGAGTGTTCAAAAATTCTATCCAGAGATTAAAGAGCAAGGGGATCAAAAGATTATTTCCTTTTTTAGGGAAGTTTCAAAGAGAACATCTCGAATGATTAGCGAGTGGATGCGAGTTGGATTTGTCCACGGAGTAATGAATACAGATAATATGTCCATATTGGGACTAACTATAGATTATGGTCCTTTTTCTTTCTTGGATAATTTTGATCCAAATTTCACTCCAAATACAACGGATCTTCCCGGTAGAAGATATGCCTTCGCTAAGCAACCTTCAATTGCTCTTTGGAATCTCCAGAGATTTGCTGAGAGTCTAATGCCTTTAATGCAGGAGACGAACTTATTAGAAGATGAGGTCTCTAACTTTAAAGAGTATTATACAACTGACTATTATCAGATGATGTCTCGAAAGTACGGTTTAAGTAATTTAAAAACAGAAGAAGGTGAGGAGTTCTTAGATCAGATGAGGTCACTTCTCTATGATTGCAAAGTTGATATGACACTCTTCTTCCAATATCTAATTGATCTTGCAAGAGGTGAGGCAAGTAGAGAAGAGGTGATGAATCACTTTAATGAGTGCTTTTATAGAGAGCTATCAGAGTCTGAACAAAGAGAGTTCTATAATCTTATTAAAGTTTATAAGTCGTTTCTTGAAAAAGACAGTCTAACTACCTCTGAGTCAAGACAGATAATGAGCGAGGCCAACCCTAGATTCATACTTAGAAACTACCTTCTTCAAAAGGCCAGTGAAGAGCTTGAAGCTGGAGACGATACTCTCTTTAATGAACTCTTCACAGCACTTAAGAATCCATACTCTAAGGGGAGTGATAGATTCTTCTGTAAGAGACCTAAGTGGGCGGAAAATAAGGCAGGATCGTCTATGCTTAGCTGTAGTTCCTAA